A genomic stretch from Camarhynchus parvulus chromosome 11, STF_HiC, whole genome shotgun sequence includes:
- the EXOSC6 gene encoding exosome complex component MTR3 encodes MPLDHRRLCGPEESQPPALWAAAAAEDEEDEEGAGAAPRDPCALRPLFARAGLLSQAQGSAYVELGSGTKVLCAAWGPREAAEPGPGRLICEFRRAPFAGRGARGRPGAAAEREAEREAAAALREALEPAVRLGRYPRARLAVSALLLQDGGSALAAAISAAALALADAGVEMYDLAVGCALCRPPAPAASWMLQPAEPEERRAAARLTLALLPALNQVSAVLGGGRGGPPEDWAQALRLGLDGCHRQYPVLRQSLLRAAQRRDAAAATAAAAAATSA; translated from the coding sequence ATGCCGCTGGATCACCGCCGCCTGTGCGGCCCGGAGGAGTCGCAGCCGCCGGCGCTGTGGGCAGCGGCCGCGGCCGAGGAtgaggaggacgaggagggcgcgggggcggcgccGCGGGACCCTTGTGCCCTGCGGCCGCTGTTCGCGCGGGCCGGGCTGCTGAGCCAGGCCCAGGGCTCGGCCTACGTGGAGCTGGGCAGCGGCACCAAGGTGCTCTGCGCCGCCTGGGGCCCGCGGGAGGCGgccgagcccggcccgggccGGCTGATCTGCGAGTTCCGCCGGGCGCCGTTCGCGGGGCgaggggcgcggggccggccgggcgcggcggcggagcgggagGCGgagcgggaggcggcggcggcgctgcgggaGGCGCTGGAGCCGGCGGTGCGGCTGGGCCGCTACCCGCGGGCCCGCCTGGCCGTCAGcgcgctgctgctgcaggacggGGGCTCGGCGCTGGCCGCCGCCATCAGCGCCGCCGCCCTGGCGCTGGCGGACGCGGGCGTGGAGATGTACGACCTGGCCGTGGGCTGCGCGCTGTGCCGgccgcccgcgcccgccgcctCGTGGATGCTGCAGCCCGCCGAGCCCGAGGagcgccgcgccgccgcccgcctcacgctggccctgctgcccgcCCTCAACCAGGTGTCGGCTGTGCTgggcggcggccggggcggcCCGCCCGAGGACTGGGCGCAAGCCCTGCGGCTCGGCCTCGATGGCTGCCACCGGCAGTACCCGGTGCTGCGGCAGAGCCTGCTGCGGGCCGCACAGCGCCGCGATGCCGCCGCTGCcaccgccgctgccgccgcggcCACCAGTGCCTGA
- the LOC115908015 gene encoding C-type lectin domain family 18 member A-like encodes MKLLVLLVCSLLMWRVGETRSDPPEKLSPLAPGALSTKETFLVLSLHNKLRSKVQPPAANMQKLEWSEELGRRAGARAASCLQGPAPPPAPQLGWSELLLPAGAGGFGAVLELWFAEGQRYDYRTGRCAGNATCRHYTQLVWATAGQLGCGRHRCPGPHGPSEAFVCAYSPGGNWEVAGTPILPYKQGPWCSLCTAGLSGCFKSWDHSGGLCEVPRNPCRMSCRNSGRLDMSSCQCTCPPGYTGRYCQVRCSGQCLHGRFRKEECSCLCDVGYGGAECGTKIHFPFHACDVRIDSDCFMVSPEADTYYGAKIKCQEKGAMLAQIRNQKVQDILAFYLSRLEMGNRVTDTDFETGNFWIGLTYKTSKASFRWDVGEPSSFTSFAFGQPDNQGFGNCVEMQASAAFNWNDQRCKTRNRYICQFAQEHIALWQRDP; translated from the exons ATGaagctcctggtcctgctggttTGCAGCCTCCTGATGTGGAGGGTGGGTGAGACGAGATCGGATCCTCCAGAAAAGTTGTCCCCGCTGGCTCCAGGAG CTCTCAGCACGAAGGAGACCTTCCTGGTGCTCTCACTGCACAACAAGCTGAGGAGCAAAGTGCAGCCCCCTGCTGCCAACATGCAGAAGCTG GAATGGAGCGAGGAGCtggggcggcgggcgggggcacGGGcagccagctgcctgcagggccccgctccgccgccagccccgcagctgggctggagcgagctgctgctgccggcGGGCGCGGGCGGCTTCGGGGCCGTGCTGGAGCTCTGGTTCGCCGAGGGACAGCGCTACGACTACAGGACGGGGCGCTGCGCCGGCAATGCCACCTGCCGCCACTACACCCAG CTGGTGTGGGCCACAGCGGGGCAGCTGGGCTGCGGCCGGCaccgctgccccggcccccaCGGCCCCAGCGAGGCCTTCGTGTGCGCCTACTCGCCGGG GGGCAACTGGGAGGTGGCCGGGACGCCCATCCTGCCCTACAAGCAGGGACCCTGGTGCTCCCTCTGCACCGCTGGCCTCTCTGGCTGCTTCAAGTCCTGGGACCACAGCGGCGGGCTCTGCG AGGTGCCCAGGAACCCCTGTCGcatgagctgcaggaacagcgGGCGCCTCGACATGAGCAGCTGCCAGTGCACCTGTCCCCCCGGCTACACGGGCAGGTACTGCCAAG TGAGGTGCAGCGGGCAGTGCCTCCACGGGAGGTTCAGGAAGGAGGAGTGCTCCTGCCTCTGCGACGTGGGATACGGAGGAGCTGAGTGTGGCA ctAAGATCCATTTCCCCTTCCATGCCTGTGACGTGCGGATAGACAGCGACTGCTTCATGGTGTCCCCTGAAGCCGACACCTACTATGGAGCCAAAATTAAATGCCAG GAGAAAGGAGCTATGCTGGCCCAGATAAGAAACCAGAAGGTTCAGGACATCCTGGCTTTCTACCTCAGCCGCTTGGAGATGGGCAACAGGGTGACAGACACTGATTTTGAGACTGGAAACTTCTGGATTG GTCTCACCTACAAGACATCCAAGGCTTCCTTCCGCTGGGATGTGGGTGAGCCATCCTCGTTCACCAGCTTCGCTTTCGGGCAGCCGGACAACCAGGG GTTTGGGAACTGTGTGGAGATGCAAGCGTCAGCTGCCTTCAACTGGAACGACCAGCGCTGCAAGACCCGAAACCGGTACATCTGCCAGTTCG CCCAGGAACACATCGCCCTATGGCAGCGGGACCCCtga